Proteins co-encoded in one Raphanus sativus cultivar WK10039 unplaced genomic scaffold, ASM80110v3 Scaffold2525, whole genome shotgun sequence genomic window:
- the LOC108813004 gene encoding WAT1-related protein At3g28100 has protein sequence MAGAVSLWRREAVFLTAMLASETGIVGMNTLFKAATSKGLNSYAFLGYSYLLASLLLLPSHFFSNRSRSLPPLSFSILSKIGLLGLLGSMYVITGYIGVKYSNPTLASAISNITPALTFILAIIFRMEKVNLKERSSVAKVMGTILSLVGALVVVLYHGPRVFVASSPPYLNFRPLSPSLSSSNSDWIIGGCLLTIKDIFVSISFILQAHIMTEYPAAFTVSFFYSLCVSILTSLTGLVVEKNNPSIWIIRFDITLTSIVTMGIFTPVYYVIHSWTVRYKGPLYLAIFKPLSILIAVVMSAIFLGDSLYLGCLIGGVLITLGFYAVMWGKANEDKTRLMSLLEKEKTPLLLNHNDDQI, from the exons ATGGCTGGAGCCGTAAGTCTCTGGCGGAGAGAGGCCGTGTTCTTGACGGCCATGCTTGCGTCCGAAACTGGTATTGTCGGAATGAATACTCTGTTCAAAGCAGCGACTTCAAAGGGACTCAACTCTTACGCTTTCCTAGGCTATTCTTATCttcttgcttctcttctccttcttccttctCATTTCTTCTCCAACAG GTCAAGATCACTTCCTCCACTAAGTTTCTCAATACTTTCTAAGATAGGACTTCTTGGACTATTAGG ttcaATGTATGTGATCACAGGGTACATAGGCGTTAAATACAGCAACCCAACCTTAGCTTCCGCTATTAGCAATATCACTCCTGCTCTTACCTTTATCCTCGCCATTATCTtcag AATGGAGAAAGTAAATTTGAAAGAAAGGAGCAGTGTAGCCAAAGTGATGGGGACAATATTGTCATTAGTAGGTGCACTTGTGGTGGTTCTCTACCACGGTCCACGTGTCTTTGTTGCATCTTCTCCACCGTACCTAAACTTCCGTCCGCTTTCTCCGTCGTTATCTTCTTCAAATTCTGATTGGATAATCGGTGGATGTCTTCTTACCATTAAAGACATCTTCGTTTCTATTTCTTTCATACTTCAG GCACATATAATGACTGAATATCCAGCAGCATTTACAGTCTCCTTTTTCTATTCCTTGTGTGTTTCAATCTTGACCTCGTTGACTGGACTCGTAGTCGAGAAGAATAATCCAAGCATTTGGATCATTAGATTCGATATTACTTTGACAAGCATCGTAACGATG GGAATATTCACTCCAGTTTACTACGTGATTCACTCATGGACAGTGCGTTACAAAGGACCTCTTTACTTAGCGATATTTAAGCCACTGTCGATTTTAATAGCGGTTGTTATGAGTGCTATTTTTCTAGGCGATTCTCTCTACCTCggatg TTTGATAGGAGGAGTTTTGATAACGTTAGGGTTTTACGCTGTGATGTGGGGGAAAGCAAACGAAGACAAGACTCGGTTGATGTCACTTTtagaaaaagagaaaactcCTCTTCTGTTGAACCACAACGACGAccaaatttaa